A region of the Cyanobium usitatum str. Tous genome:
ACTGAAGTTGATGCCCGCCTCAGTTACGACACCGAGGCAACGATCACCAAGGCTCGCAAACTCATAGGCCTATACAACCAAGCCGGCATCAGCAACGACCGGGTATTAATCAAGGTGGCCTCCACCTGGGAAGGTATTTGCGCAGCTGAACAACTGGAACGGGAAGGTATCCACTGCAACCTCACCCTTCTGTTTGGCTTCGCCCAAGCCGTCGCCTGCGCGGAGGCCGGCGTCACCCTGATTTCTCCCTTTGTGGGGCGGATCCTCGATTGGTACAAAAAGAGCAGCGGCCGCGATGGCTATCCCGGTCCAGAAGATCCCGGTGTGATCTCCGTAACCCAAATCTTCAACTACTTCAAGACCTACGGCTACAAGACGGAGGTAATGGGGGCCAGCTTCCGCAACATTGAAGAGATCATCGAGCTGGCCGGTTGCGACCTGCTGACGATTTCGCCAGCCCTGCTTGATCAGCTGCGCCACACCGATGGCGAGCTAGAGCGCAAGCTCAACGCCTTCGACCCCGCCCCCACCGACGCCCAGATCCACCTCGACGAAGATCATTTCCGTCAGATGCTGGCCGCCGATCCAATGGCCACCGAGAAACTCGATGAGGGCATCCGTGGTTTCTGCAAGGCGATCGAAACCCTGGAGGCCCAGCTAGCCCAGCGCCTTGGAGAGCTGGAAGGCGCTGCTGTCCTGGTGGGAACCGGCTTGAACCAGGCTTAACCGAGCTGGGCCACACTGACAACTAAGTACTTGATAGCGGCCTCGTGAACGCCCTCGACACCATGCGCGCCTTGGCCAGCAATGGTGAGGTGGTCCAGCTTGAGCCTGGAGAGCTGATTTTCAGCTCTGGCGAGGCTGGTGACTGCATGTTTGGCCTACTTGAAGGATCGGTCGAACTGAGCTGGAACGGCGACCAAGGCCACGAACAGATCAACGCCGGCGATGTTTTCGGGGCAGGGGCCCTGGTGACCAGTGATCACCGCCGCTACGGCAATGCCAAGGCCCTAACCGCCTGCAAGGTGCTGGTGATGAACCGGGAAAAATTCCTGTTTGCCGTGCAGGAATCGCCGATGTTTGCGATTGAGCTGCTGGGATCAATCGACCAGCGGCTGCGCCAACTCAAGGACTGCACCAAGATCTGAGCCGAGCTTCAATTGCGCTGAAACAGCAGTCGCCGGATCACACGCTGGGCGATATCGCCATAGCCCATCTCGCCGGAAAGGATCTGGGCTATGCGCTGGGGAGCCGTTGGCCGCTTTATGCCGAGTTGGTAGCCAACCCGCGGCACCCGGTAGAACACCTGGGCGATGCGCTTGCCCCAGGCCATCGAGGCGCCCCATTCAGCCCGCATGCGATTGGTGTAGCCCACCAGGGCTTGACTATCACCGGCCAGCCAGGGAATCAGCGCTTCGGCGGCCCGGCAGCCGCTGATCAGGGCAGGCCGTAGCCCCTCGGCCAGGAAGGGGTCGCAGAGGGAGGCGGCATCGCCCACCACCACCAAGCCGGCATTGGCACCCTGGCCATGCAAGGGGTGGTGGCCATCCCAGATGCGCAGGCGGCCAGGCTGGCGAACGCCGGCCTGCGGCGTCAGGCCGAGGCTGGGCAGCAGCTGGCTGAGCACCGCCTCGGCATTGGCGGGGTCTCGGCCAATGAAGGTGCCCACGCCAATGCTGTAGCCGCCCTTGCGAGGGAAGGTCCAGCAAAAACCGTGGCGCACCAGACCAAATTCAAAGCGGGCCGTGCTCGGGTCGCTCACCTCGCAATCCACCTCCACCGACACCGTTTCGGCGTAGCGGGGCTGGCTTGGACCAAGGCCATGACGGGCCGCCAAAAGGGAGCCTGAGCCATCGGCGATGACCACGGCCCGGGCCTGTAGCTGCAGCGGTTTCCCCTCCGGAGCGCGGGCCTGAAGCTGCCAGCAATCGCCTGCGCGCTGCAGGCTCTCCACGGCCACCCCAGTCAGGAAAGTGGCTCCAGAGGCCTGGGCCTGCTCCACCAAATAGGCATCGAGCACGGAGCGGCGCACGATCCAGAAAGGGGAATCACCGGGCAGAACCGCCGTAACCGGGTCGCCCAGGCACCAGGTGAAGCGCACCTGGTCAATCACCGAATCAACGGCAGGGCTTAGATCGAAGGGAAACAGCCCCTGCATCGAGGCCGCCATGCCACCACCGCAAGGCTTGGATCGGGGGAAGCTGGCTCGCTCCAGCAGTAGCACCTCTAAACCGCCAGCGGCTAGGTGGAAGGCAGCAGCAGAGCCGGCTGCACCAGCGCCGACCACCACCACATCAGCCACGCCAGCCGGCGAGCTGGTCACACCTTGAGGATGTCAGCTTCCTTAGTAACCAGAAGCTTCTCAAGCTCAGCGATGAATTTATCGGTGAGCTTCTGCACCTTCTCCTGCTCGTCACGGCTCTGATCTTCGGAGAGATCGCCGTCTTTTTCCTGCTTTTTAACCCTGTCGATGGCGTCACGGCGCACGTTGCGCAGGGCAACCTTGCCCTCCTCGGCATATTTGGCAGCCAGCTTGCAGAAATCCTTACGCCGCTCTTCGGTGAGGGGTGGGATGTTGATCCTGATCACCTTGCCGTCGTTGTTGCAGGTGAGACCGAGGTCACTCATGGAGATGGCCTTTTCGATCAGGCCCATCGAACCGCCATCAAAGGGCTGGATCTGAATCGTCTGGGAATCGGGGGTGGAGATGGTGGCGAGGGATTTCAGTGGCGTTTCGGAGCCGTAGTACTCCACGGAAATCTTGTCGAGCAGGGAGGGGTTAGCTCGACCGGTACGGATGGTGTTGAAGGTGCGTTGGGTCGATTCCAACGACTTGCGCATGCTGGCTTCCAAATCCATGGCTGGCGTCAGGGGTGAATACGGGTACCAATCGGGTCTCCGGCCACGGCGCGGCCGATATTGCCGGGGCCGAACAGGTCAAAAACCACGATTGGAATGGAGTTGTCCTTGCAGAGGGCAATGGCGGTGCCGTCCATCACCTCCAGCTCGGAGCTGAGCACCTCCAGGAAGGAGAGACTCTCGAAGCGCACCGCATCGGCGTGCTTATTGGGATCCTTGTTGTAGACACCATCCACTTTGGTGGCCTTGAACACCACATCGGCGCCGATTTCAGCAGCCCGTAGGGCAGCGGTGGTGTCGGTGGTGAAAAAAGGATTGCCGGTGCCGGCAGCAAAGATCACCACCCGGCCCTTTTCCATGTGGCGGATCGCCTTACGGCGGATATAAGGCTCGGCCACCTCCTGCATCGAGATGGCGCTCTGCACCCGGGTGGGCACACCGGCCCGCTCCAGGCCGTCCTGAAGGGTGATGGCATTCATCACCGTGGCCAGCATGCCGACGTAGTCGGCGGTGGCCCGATCCATGCCAGCGGCCGATCCCTTCAGGCCGCGGAAGATGTTGCCGCCGCCCACCACGATCGCCAGTTGGGTGCCACCGGCAACGCAGGCAGCCACATCGGAAGCAATCGACTGCACGATTTCAGGATCGATGCCATAGCCCTGCTCACCCATCAGCGCTTCGCCGCTGAGCTTGAGGAGAACGCGCTTGAAGCCCATTGATACCCCTGATCTGCCGGAGCGTAGCAACGGGCTTGCGAATTAACCTGCCGCCGCGGCCAGGCTCAGAACTCAATCCCCCGTTGAGCCTTCACCCCCTGCTCCCTGAAGGGGTGGCGCACCAGCTTCATTTCGGTCACCAGGTCGGCCCGCTCCAGCAGCTGCGGAGGCGCGCCCCGGCCCGTTAGGGCCACGTGGGTGAGCTCCGGCCGCAGGTCCAGTCCGGCAAGCACCTGTTCAATCCCCAGGTAACCCAGCTTGAGGGCCACGTTTACCTCGTCGAGCACCACCAGCTTGCGACTGGCATCGGCGAGGTAGACCAACGACTGCTCCCAGGCCTGCTGCACCAGCTGACGATCGCGTTCGCGGTCTTGGGTTTCCCAGGTGAAGCCTTCGCCCAGGGCGTGCCAGTGCAGCGCCTCGCCAAACAGCTCCAGGGCTTTTGCCTCCCCGGGCTGCCAGCCCCCCTTGATGAACTGCACCACCGCCACCTGGTCGCCATGGCCCAGGGTGCGCAGCGCCAGGCCAAGGGCCGCCGTGGTTTTGCCCTTGCCATCGCCGGTGAATACCAGCACCAGGCCCTTTTCCAAGTTGCGCTCACCCACCCGCTGCTGCTGCACCTCCTTGCGACGGGCCATGCGGCGGCGATAGCCGTCCTGATCAGCTTCTGGCGCCAGATCACCGCCGGGACCCAGCTCCGCCGCGGCCGCATCAAGGCTTGAGGCTTGATCGCTGGGGTGCTGATTCACGGAGTTAGCAAAGCGGTGCCGCCACTCTGGCGGTGACGGGCCAGGGCCGCATCCACCGCCTGCTGCTGGTCGCGCCGGGTGATCCAGTGGTGATAAGTGCGGGTATGAATAGCCACCGAGTGGCCCATCATCCGGGCCGCAACCGTGTCTGGCAGGCCGATATGAATGGTTCGCACCGCCCAGGCATGGCGCAGGTCGTAGGGGGTGATCGGCAACTCGTAGCGGCGAAACTGCTCAGCCACCCGGCGGCCCACCTGCTGCAGGGTCGTGTGGCGCAGGTCGGTTGCCACCGCTGGCAGGGGCGGCTGGGAGCCCCCCAGCTGCTCCAAGCCGAAATGCTCCACCCAATCGGGCTGGAACGGCCACACCTGATGTTCACCGGTTTTGGAGGTGGGCAGCACCCGAATCACCCGGTCACCACCAGGGGCAAGGGCCGAAAGATCGCAGAAGAACACCTCGTGATTGCGCAAGCCGTAGGTGGCCATCAAGCCGTAGGCCAAGCGCCAGGCCGGATTGGGGATCTGCTCGGCCCACAACAAAATCTGAGGATCACCCGGAAGCCGTCGGAACTGGGCCGCATGTAGGCCATAACCAGCAGCCCTCTCACTCCAGTTATCGGGCAGGTCGAGCTCAAAGTGGCGAGCCAGGGCGGCCAGGGCCGTACCGCACTGCTGGCGGCTGCGACTGCTGGCGGCGTAGCTCTCTAGCGCCATCTCGAGTAGGGGCAGGCACAAGGGCAGGTCGCGCTCGGCCGCAACGGCCGCCAGGCGCCGCAGGTAGGGCAGGTAGGCGCTGCTCCAGGTGGTGCGAGAACCGGCAGGGTTGCGCCGGCGGCGGGGATCGGCAAAAAACGCTGCTTCAAAAGCTGCCAGCCCCAGCAAATCCCCCGCGGCGGGCTGATTAGCTGCCGGCAACCATGCAGGTGAATGTGAAGGTGAAGGTGGCTGAGCTTGTTGAACCCCCCAGGCACTCCAAGCGAAGCGCCCTTGCTGCAGCTGACGCAACACCTCTTTAAGCCGCTCCCTAGCCAGCTCAAGACCAGCAGAATCGGCAGGCAGCCCGAGACTGATGCGCTGCACCGGGTGGCGGCCCGAGCCCCGGCGACAGGGAAGGGGCCCGCGCAGGCCCAACCTTTGGCCGCGCAGCTCTATGCGCAAGGAGACACCGGCCTGGGCTAGGGCCTGGTTTGCCTGGGCGAGGCCGATCTGCAAGTTGGACAAGGCTTCAGTGGCATCTGCTGAGCTGGCACCTGCCCCAGCCAGATCCAGCTCCACCGCTGCTTTTGCCATGGGCCCAGCACAGAGGCTGACGTTCCAGCACAGAACTTGACCTTATCGATCCTGCGCCTTGGTCGCTAGGGGAGGAGTGGCAGCGTTACGCTCACAGCCACTGAGCCGCGTGGAAAGAGGGCATGGCCAAAGTTGGCGTGCTGCTGCTGAACCTCGGTGGACCCGAGCGTATCCAGGACGTTGGGCCGTTTCTTTACAACCTGTTTTCCGATCCGGAAATCATTCGGTTGCCCAATCCAGCCCTTCAAAAACCGTTGGCCTGGTTGATTAGTACCCTGCGAGCTGGCAAGTCCCAGGAGGCGTACCGCTCCATCGGTGGTGGTTCACCACTGCGGCGTATTACCGAGCAACAGGCCCGCGAACTCCAGAGCGAACTGCGCACTCGCGGCATCGAAGCCACCAGCTACGTGGCGATGCGCTACTGGCATCCCTTCACCGAGTCGGCTGTGGCCGACATCAAGGCCGACGGGGTTGAGGAGGTGGTGGTACTGCCCCTTTACCCCCACTTCTCGATCAGCACCAGCGGTTCGAGTTTCCGCGAGCTGCAGCGGTTGCGCCAGGCCGACAGTGGCTTTTCGCGGCTGCCGATCCGCTGCATTCGCAGCTACTACGACGACCCCGGCTACGTGGGTGCCATGGCCGGCCTGATTGCCCGCGAAATCCAGGCTTGCCCCGAGCCCTCAAAAGCCCATGTGTTTTTTAGTGCCCACGGGGTGCCTAAGAGCTACGTGGAGGAGGCGGGCGATCCCTACCAAAAAGAGATCCAAGCCTGCGCCCAGCTGATCATGGAGCGACTTGGTCATGATCTGGGCTTCGCCAATCCCTTCACGCTGGCCTACCAGAGCCGGGTAGGTCCGGTGGAGTGGCTTAGGCCTTACACAGACGATGCCCTGCAGGATCTCGGCGCCGCTGGCATCAAGGATTTGGTGGTGGTGCCGATCAGTTTCGTCAGCGAGCACATTGAGACCCTTGAAGAGATCGATATCGAATACCGGGAGATAGCGACCGAGGCAGGCATCATCAATTTCCGGCGCGTACCAGCCCTAGACACCACCCCGGCCTTCATCAAAGGCTTGGCCGATCTCGTGCAGCAGGCCATGGCCGGGCCCGAGGTGAACCTCGACCAGGCCGCCGAATTGCCCAGCAAGGTGAAGCTCTATCCCCAGGACAAATGGGCCTGGGGCTGGAACAACAGCTCTGAAGTTTGGAATGGGCGCTTGGCGATGGTGGGATTTTCCGCTTTCTTGGTGGAACTACTCAGTGGCAAGGGACCCCTGCATGCGCTGGGCCTGCTCTG
Encoded here:
- a CDS encoding site-specific integrase, with translation MAKAAVELDLAGAGASSADATEALSNLQIGLAQANQALAQAGVSLRIELRGQRLGLRGPLPCRRGSGRHPVQRISLGLPADSAGLELARERLKEVLRQLQQGRFAWSAWGVQQAQPPSPSHSPAWLPAANQPAAGDLLGLAAFEAAFFADPRRRRNPAGSRTTWSSAYLPYLRRLAAVAAERDLPLCLPLLEMALESYAASSRSRQQCGTALAALARHFELDLPDNWSERAAGYGLHAAQFRRLPGDPQILLWAEQIPNPAWRLAYGLMATYGLRNHEVFFCDLSALAPGGDRVIRVLPTSKTGEHQVWPFQPDWVEHFGLEQLGGSQPPLPAVATDLRHTTLQQVGRRVAEQFRRYELPITPYDLRHAWAVRTIHIGLPDTVAARMMGHSVAIHTRTYHHWITRRDQQQAVDAALARHRQSGGTALLTP
- a CDS encoding NAD(P)/FAD-dependent oxidoreductase — protein: MTSSPAGVADVVVVGAGAAGSAAAFHLAAGGLEVLLLERASFPRSKPCGGGMAASMQGLFPFDLSPAVDSVIDQVRFTWCLGDPVTAVLPGDSPFWIVRRSVLDAYLVEQAQASGATFLTGVAVESLQRAGDCWQLQARAPEGKPLQLQARAVVIADGSGSLLAARHGLGPSQPRYAETVSVEVDCEVSDPSTARFEFGLVRHGFCWTFPRKGGYSIGVGTFIGRDPANAEAVLSQLLPSLGLTPQAGVRQPGRLRIWDGHHPLHGQGANAGLVVVGDAASLCDPFLAEGLRPALISGCRAAEALIPWLAGDSQALVGYTNRMRAEWGASMAWGKRIAQVFYRVPRVGYQLGIKRPTAPQRIAQILSGEMGYGDIAQRVIRRLLFQRN
- the frr gene encoding ribosome recycling factor codes for the protein MDLEASMRKSLESTQRTFNTIRTGRANPSLLDKISVEYYGSETPLKSLATISTPDSQTIQIQPFDGGSMGLIEKAISMSDLGLTCNNDGKVIRINIPPLTEERRKDFCKLAAKYAEEGKVALRNVRRDAIDRVKKQEKDGDLSEDQSRDEQEKVQKLTDKFIAELEKLLVTKEADILKV
- the hemH gene encoding ferrochelatase; the encoded protein is MAKVGVLLLNLGGPERIQDVGPFLYNLFSDPEIIRLPNPALQKPLAWLISTLRAGKSQEAYRSIGGGSPLRRITEQQARELQSELRTRGIEATSYVAMRYWHPFTESAVADIKADGVEEVVVLPLYPHFSISTSGSSFRELQRLRQADSGFSRLPIRCIRSYYDDPGYVGAMAGLIAREIQACPEPSKAHVFFSAHGVPKSYVEEAGDPYQKEIQACAQLIMERLGHDLGFANPFTLAYQSRVGPVEWLRPYTDDALQDLGAAGIKDLVVVPISFVSEHIETLEEIDIEYREIATEAGIINFRRVPALDTTPAFIKGLADLVQQAMAGPEVNLDQAAELPSKVKLYPQDKWAWGWNNSSEVWNGRLAMVGFSAFLVELLSGKGPLHALGLL
- the pyrH gene encoding UMP kinase yields the protein MGFKRVLLKLSGEALMGEQGYGIDPEIVQSIASDVAACVAGGTQLAIVVGGGNIFRGLKGSAAGMDRATADYVGMLATVMNAITLQDGLERAGVPTRVQSAISMQEVAEPYIRRKAIRHMEKGRVVIFAAGTGNPFFTTDTTAALRAAEIGADVVFKATKVDGVYNKDPNKHADAVRFESLSFLEVLSSELEVMDGTAIALCKDNSIPIVVFDLFGPGNIGRAVAGDPIGTRIHP
- a CDS encoding Crp/Fnr family transcriptional regulator, which gives rise to MNALDTMRALASNGEVVQLEPGELIFSSGEAGDCMFGLLEGSVELSWNGDQGHEQINAGDVFGAGALVTSDHRRYGNAKALTACKVLVMNREKFLFAVQESPMFAIELLGSIDQRLRQLKDCTKI
- the cobO gene encoding cob(I)yrinic acid a,c-diamide adenosyltransferase, which gives rise to MNQHPSDQASSLDAAAAELGPGGDLAPEADQDGYRRRMARRKEVQQQRVGERNLEKGLVLVFTGDGKGKTTAALGLALRTLGHGDQVAVVQFIKGGWQPGEAKALELFGEALHWHALGEGFTWETQDRERDRQLVQQAWEQSLVYLADASRKLVVLDEVNVALKLGYLGIEQVLAGLDLRPELTHVALTGRGAPPQLLERADLVTEMKLVRHPFREQGVKAQRGIEF